A single window of Fervidicoccus fontis Kam940 DNA harbors:
- a CDS encoding STT3 domain-containing protein → MSKSQKSVKTGASFIEKLYSHKTLISLAIVIAISAAAFYIRMLRVFKYGYMLDEADPFIAYYATNYMVQHGISSWYSLTQSNPAMQIFWYPWGRDLAYSDYPLFMMLAALTYPIGKLFGLSVMQWVVIQPPIAGALIALFSYLLVREVTGEMAGIISAFMAAVLPGMLDRTIAGFFVKLGMVQPLIVLAFLFLVLMFKEGELKRKIIYTIISGVLVGLVAWDWGGYQVVDLVIGTFLVFYPLAKEPEIREFYSIWLFTAVTLIVQLLSPPVGLMSIIKGSGLFIIGGGIAYTFSFLLLRYSKKIALLKKYSWRKIYSGFLVFLAVVAVIMLYFNFFDISGRAYYFIGLNTNNALVASVSEHQEMTLSGLISEVGLSFILTVFYIVYGLFQSRKQPLHMFFIVLAVYSIIMGFKASYLLMFVATSFSITGGIVVNLISDNLVKAFGLKELKVERKKKSQKVNRDSIGITIWSAALIVIVVIGFIQMSTTIAYAQTPPLILSGGIGMARENDAWIYTLDYIKNDTPANSVILTWWDYGYWIPVMTGRATVADGATINQTQIQLLATILTSDNISEIDNIAFNELRTPQNATYVLTFDVFEAYKQSSNTWVVGPYTSIYSGSEGLADIPKSIWMLRIADRVNLTGYSPYFAVTTIPYQGSYYPVIGPNWTNPLVQSTLIYKMMIDGVYMLNNTDIVAGTVNNLTGNVEFMDYATGNIIPYHPLDGLQPVKIITDSIYSNNTTNIFVAVFLYKLG, encoded by the coding sequence TTGAGCAAAAGTCAGAAGTCAGTTAAAACCGGTGCATCATTCATCGAAAAGCTATACTCTCACAAAACTTTAATATCTCTTGCGATAGTAATCGCAATCTCTGCGGCTGCTTTTTACATAAGAATGCTCAGGGTCTTCAAATATGGCTACATGCTGGATGAAGCAGATCCTTTTATTGCATACTACGCGACTAACTATATGGTTCAGCATGGGATATCTTCATGGTACTCTCTAACACAGAGCAATCCCGCCATGCAGATATTTTGGTACCCATGGGGAAGGGACTTGGCATATTCTGACTACCCGCTCTTTATGATGCTCGCCGCTCTTACATATCCCATAGGGAAGCTATTTGGCCTGAGCGTTATGCAGTGGGTAGTTATACAGCCTCCTATTGCCGGCGCGCTTATAGCTCTGTTTTCATACCTGCTTGTAAGAGAGGTCACAGGCGAGATGGCAGGGATCATCTCAGCATTCATGGCAGCTGTTCTCCCAGGAATGCTCGACAGGACAATTGCAGGATTTTTTGTAAAGCTCGGAATGGTTCAACCTCTGATAGTGCTGGCATTTCTATTCCTCGTGCTTATGTTTAAGGAAGGAGAATTAAAGCGAAAAATTATTTATACCATTATTTCAGGAGTTCTAGTCGGCCTTGTAGCTTGGGACTGGGGAGGATATCAAGTAGTTGACCTTGTAATAGGAACTTTCCTAGTTTTTTACCCCCTTGCAAAGGAGCCTGAGATCAGAGAATTCTACTCCATTTGGCTCTTTACAGCAGTAACCCTAATTGTCCAACTTCTCTCTCCCCCAGTAGGTCTGATGAGCATAATAAAGGGCTCAGGACTTTTCATAATAGGTGGAGGCATCGCATATACCTTCTCATTCCTTCTGCTCAGGTACTCTAAGAAGATTGCTCTCCTCAAGAAGTACTCATGGAGAAAGATATATTCAGGTTTTCTAGTGTTCCTAGCTGTCGTAGCAGTAATAATGCTTTACTTCAACTTCTTCGATATTTCCGGAAGGGCTTATTACTTCATTGGACTAAATACAAACAACGCACTTGTGGCTTCAGTTTCAGAGCACCAGGAAATGACATTGAGCGGCTTGATAAGCGAAGTGGGGCTCTCCTTCATACTTACAGTCTTTTACATAGTCTACGGATTGTTCCAGTCGAGGAAGCAACCGCTTCATATGTTCTTCATCGTCCTCGCAGTGTACTCAATAATCATGGGGTTTAAGGCCTCCTACCTTCTCATGTTCGTTGCGACTTCCTTCAGCATTACAGGAGGCATTGTGGTAAATCTGATATCAGACAACTTGGTCAAAGCTTTCGGTCTTAAGGAGCTGAAGGTTGAGAGGAAAAAGAAATCTCAAAAGGTCAATAGAGACAGCATTGGGATCACTATTTGGTCCGCTGCCCTCATTGTGATAGTTGTCATAGGATTCATTCAAATGAGCACGACTATAGCTTATGCACAAACTCCCCCGCTAATTCTTTCGGGAGGGATCGGGATGGCGAGGGAGAATGACGCTTGGATATATACGCTAGATTACATCAAAAATGATACTCCTGCGAACAGCGTTATTTTAACGTGGTGGGATTACGGCTACTGGATACCGGTCATGACCGGAAGGGCTACTGTGGCGGATGGAGCAACGATAAATCAGACGCAGATACAGCTCCTCGCGACAATTTTAACCAGCGACAACATTTCAGAAATAGATAACATAGCTTTCAATGAGCTGCGAACTCCTCAGAATGCCACGTATGTCCTCACATTTGATGTCTTCGAAGCATATAAGCAGAGCAGCAATACCTGGGTCGTTGGGCCGTACACCAGCATATACTCAGGCTCAGAAGGGCTCGCGGATATTCCAAAGTCTATTTGGATGCTGAGGATAGCTGATAGAGTGAACTTGACTGGATATTCGCCTTACTTTGCAGTAACTACAATACCTTACCAAGGAAGCTATTATCCGGTTATTGGACCTAACTGGACGAATCCTCTTGTTCAGAGCACTTTAATTTACAAGATGATGATAGACGGTGTATACATGCTCAATAACACAGATATTGTAGCTGGGACGGTCAATAATTTAACGGGCAATGTAGAGTTCATGGATTATGCAACGGGCAACATCATTCCTTATCATCCACTTGACGGTCTCCAGCCTGTGAAGATAATAACTGACAGCATTTACAGCAATAATACTACAAACATATTTGTTGCAGTATTTCTATATAAGCTAGGCTGA
- a CDS encoding endonuclease III domain-containing protein: MQKDTNDFLREKINKALRDLNLEKGQRFIVKEVSKNFDDPFYLLISIILSQNTTDRNAIEAFLNLVERGLDFRKLNSMSLGELEEIIRISGLYKSKAETIKRLAGFLSKDELFLKNLCKKPPEEARRELTSIKGIGKKTADLFLSVYCNMPLFPVDRHIKRVTERLLDKKMDYEEVSQFWREVLDRNLLKEAHYKLIYVGRKFCRPKGEKCDLCPLADICRWRSE; the protein is encoded by the coding sequence ATGCAAAAAGACACTAATGATTTTTTAAGAGAAAAGATCAACAAAGCTCTAAGAGATCTGAACTTAGAGAAAGGACAGAGATTTATAGTCAAAGAGGTCAGTAAGAATTTCGACGATCCTTTTTATCTTTTAATTTCAATTATACTGAGCCAGAACACCACCGATAGAAATGCAATTGAAGCTTTTTTGAATTTGGTAGAAAGAGGGCTCGATTTTCGGAAATTGAACTCAATGAGTTTGGGTGAATTGGAGGAAATAATCAGAATTTCTGGGTTGTATAAATCTAAAGCAGAAACTATAAAGAGATTAGCTGGATTTTTATCTAAAGATGAGCTCTTCCTAAAAAATCTGTGCAAAAAGCCTCCTGAAGAGGCACGCAGAGAGCTAACTTCAATTAAGGGAATTGGAAAGAAGACCGCAGATCTTTTCTTATCAGTATACTGCAACATGCCTCTCTTCCCAGTTGACAGGCACATAAAGAGGGTTACTGAAAGGCTTCTGGATAAAAAAATGGACTATGAAGAAGTTAGCCAATTTTGGAGGGAAGTTTTGGATAGAAATCTGCTCAAAGAAGCCCACTACAAGTTAATATACGTAGGGAGGAAATTCTGCAGACCGAAAGGGGAAAAGTGCGATCTCTGTCCTCTAGCAGATATCTGCAGATGGAGGAGCGAGTGA
- a CDS encoding OB-fold nucleic acid binding domain-containing protein, with product MSEEKDMGEEPQNKKIMDLKQGESSVSIKARVLETGDTKTIETKKGTRTISEAILGDDTGRIKATFWGDKAGSVQEGQAVEVKGAWTTSFRGKVQLNVGSSSEVSQIDDSEVPQKDEVPESEPTAPMEDRGYGSRRQGGGRRDYRQGRNYPRKREW from the coding sequence TTGAGTGAAGAGAAAGATATGGGCGAAGAGCCCCAAAATAAAAAAATAATGGATTTAAAACAGGGCGAAAGCTCTGTTAGTATAAAAGCCCGAGTTCTTGAAACGGGCGATACAAAAACAATAGAAACGAAGAAAGGAACAAGAACAATAAGCGAAGCGATACTGGGAGACGACACCGGAAGAATAAAGGCGACTTTTTGGGGAGATAAAGCGGGAAGCGTGCAGGAAGGACAGGCTGTAGAAGTTAAAGGCGCATGGACAACGAGCTTCAGAGGAAAAGTGCAGTTGAACGTAGGATCGAGTTCAGAGGTGTCCCAAATAGACGATTCGGAAGTACCACAGAAAGATGAAGTCCCAGAAAGCGAGCCGACCGCCCCAATGGAAGATAGAGGATATGGAAGCAGAAGGCAGGGCGGAGGAAGAAGGGACTACAGACAGGGAAGGAACTATCCTCGTAAGAGAGAATGGTGA
- a CDS encoding PqqD family protein: MSYAELKSKKFTHKGEETGATEDTFYVTDENQVTYEMSAAVYYIWKVSDGTKSLEEIVKQASEELNIPVNELEEPIAMIITKLLESNLLAEVK, encoded by the coding sequence ATGAGCTATGCAGAATTGAAGAGCAAAAAGTTCACGCATAAAGGAGAGGAAACTGGTGCTACTGAAGATACGTTCTATGTAACGGATGAAAATCAGGTCACATATGAGATGTCCGCTGCAGTATACTATATATGGAAAGTTTCTGACGGAACTAAGAGCTTGGAAGAGATCGTAAAGCAAGCAAGCGAGGAGCTTAACATACCGGTCAATGAATTGGAAGAGCCTATTGCAATGATAATTACCAAGTTACTCGAGAGCAACTTACTAGCAGAAGTTAAATAA
- a CDS encoding NAD(+)/NADH kinase, with amino-acid sequence MKKDECNWTALYVNYSSKIALEIADQILNEAREIGEEVKIIYRKTGLLEYDGYKVESKKPCRLIIVGGDGTLLNALQDETNHDAIIATVAGGRRNFYYDASSIQGRSILKRLLNGAYVEQKVWGLKLEMGRRKHFFFNDAVIASNHMKVIELNVFINGRKLYEVAGDGIIISTSSGSSAYNISCGGPLVDFSHPSILLSPLNSTILWNRPVVLDYLSSVDIEIERNIEYSKVILDGTKVLDPEEKIKIYMYEKPIRFARFERLQTYEKIFRF; translated from the coding sequence ATGAAAAAGGATGAGTGCAATTGGACTGCTTTATATGTTAATTATTCAAGCAAAATAGCATTAGAAATTGCGGATCAGATACTAAATGAAGCTCGGGAAATAGGTGAAGAAGTGAAGATCATATATCGAAAAACAGGCCTTCTTGAATATGATGGCTATAAAGTAGAAAGCAAAAAGCCATGCAGGCTCATTATAGTAGGTGGAGATGGGACTCTCTTAAATGCTCTTCAGGATGAGACCAATCATGACGCGATCATTGCGACTGTTGCGGGCGGGAGGAGAAATTTCTATTACGACGCCTCATCCATTCAAGGAAGAAGCATACTGAAAAGACTCTTGAACGGGGCATATGTCGAGCAGAAGGTCTGGGGATTAAAATTGGAAATGGGAAGGAGAAAGCACTTCTTTTTTAACGATGCGGTTATAGCTTCGAATCACATGAAAGTAATTGAGCTAAATGTCTTCATAAATGGGAGGAAGCTATACGAAGTTGCTGGTGACGGCATCATTATCTCAACATCATCAGGCTCTTCTGCCTACAATATTAGCTGCGGAGGTCCGCTGGTTGACTTCTCTCACCCTTCCATACTCTTGAGTCCTTTGAATTCGACTATACTCTGGAATAGGCCCGTTGTTTTGGACTATTTGTCTTCAGTTGATATAGAAATAGAGAGAAATATCGAATATTCAAAAGTGATTTTAGACGGAACAAAAGTTTTAGATCCTGAGGAGAAGATAAAAATATACATGTACGAGAAGCCAATTAGGTTTGCTCGCTTTGAGCGGTTGCAGACATATGAAAAAATCTTCAGATTTTAA
- a CDS encoding Snf7 family protein, with protein MSAIDKFGKRWSPQDSEGMWSKIKDRIVPPPPVRYRITMALFKIRIEKNKLEYTLNKLQERANGLFEKVVDAQVKKDSERAAMYANEVAEVRKVAKTIMSSIFALERIGLRLETVRDVGDLVSAMGPVVGVVKEVRNNLMGIMPEVAFELGEVDEILQSTVTELGEFTGIQMNNIYVTDEAKKVMEEAATIAEQRMKEQFPELPGGSMNLPAPPSANASDKH; from the coding sequence ATGTCCGCTATTGATAAGTTTGGTAAAAGATGGTCTCCGCAAGATTCAGAAGGCATGTGGTCTAAAATTAAAGACAGAATAGTTCCACCACCTCCTGTCAGATACAGAATAACAATGGCATTGTTCAAAATTAGGATTGAAAAGAACAAGCTTGAATACACACTCAATAAGCTTCAGGAAAGAGCAAACGGCCTGTTTGAAAAAGTGGTAGACGCTCAGGTTAAAAAGGATAGCGAAAGAGCTGCGATGTATGCAAACGAAGTTGCAGAAGTAAGGAAAGTTGCGAAGACAATTATGAGCTCAATATTTGCTCTAGAGAGGATCGGATTGAGGCTAGAGACAGTTAGAGATGTGGGAGATCTGGTAAGCGCGATGGGACCAGTAGTAGGAGTTGTAAAGGAAGTTAGAAACAACTTGATGGGCATAATGCCAGAAGTAGCATTTGAGCTTGGAGAGGTCGACGAGATACTTCAGAGCACAGTGACTGAGCTAGGAGAATTCACCGGAATTCAGATGAACAACATCTATGTAACTGATGAAGCAAAGAAGGTAATGGAGGAAGCTGCCACAATTGCAGAGCAGAGAATGAAGGAGCAGTTCCCAGAGCTTCCTGGAGGAAGCATGAACCTGCCAGCGCCGCCATCTGCCAACGCATCTGACAAACACTAA